The Canis aureus isolate CA01 chromosome 22, VMU_Caureus_v.1.0, whole genome shotgun sequence genome has a window encoding:
- the ACKR2 gene encoding atypical chemokine receptor 2: MAPTASPLPPTTEVASSENSSSFYDYEYYLDQVAFMLCRKDEVLAFGRIFLPIFYSLIFVLGLGGNLLLLVVLLRYIPRRRMTEVYLLNLAISNLLFVVTLPFWGISMAWHWVFGNFLCKMVSTLYTINFYSGIFFISCMSLDKYLEIVHAQPHHRLRTRAKSLLLAAMVWAMALAVSIPDMVFVRTHENPMGVWNCYADFGGHATIWKLFLRFQQNFLGFLLPLLVMIFFYSRIGSVLVRLRPPGQGRALRIVVALVVAFFVLWFPYNLTLFLHSLLDLQVFGECKVARHLDYAMQVTESIAFLHCCFTPILYAFSSRHFRQYLKAFLVTVLRRHQTPCPAQAPLSSCSESTSLTAQEEMTNMNNLGERQAEHSPNKNDMGKN, from the coding sequence ATGGCCCCCACTGCCTCCCCTCTGCCGCCGACCACTGAGGTCGCCAGTTCTGAGAACAGCAGCTCCTTCTACGACTATGAGTATTACCTGGACCAGGTAGCCTTCATGCTCTGCAGGAAGGACGAAGTGCTGGCCTTTGGCAGGATCTTCCTGCCAATCTTCTACAGCCTGATCTTTGTGCTGGGTTTGGGCGGGAACCTCCTTCTTCTAGTGGTCTTGCTTCGGTATATACCTCGCAGGCGGATGACTGAAGTCTATCTGCTGAACCTGGCCATCTCCAACCTCCTGTTTGTGGTGACACTGCCTTTCTGGGGCATCTCCATGGCCTGGCATTGGGTCTTTGGGAATTTCTTGTGCAAGATGGTGAGCACCCTCTATACCATCAACTTCTACAGTGGCATCTTCTTCATTAGCTGCATGAGCCTGGACAAATACCTGGAGATCGTCCATGCTCAGCCTCACCACAGGCTGAGAACCCGGGCCAAAAGCCTGCTCCTGGCTGCCATGGTATGGGCTATGGCCCTGGCTGTCTCCATCCCCGACATGGTTTTTGTGCGGACACATGAAAACCCCATGGGTGTGTGGAACTGCTATGCAGATTTTGGGGGTCATGCGACCATCTGGAAGCTCTTCCTCCGTTTCCAGCAGAACTTCCTGGGGTTTCTCCTTCCACTCCTTGTCATGATCTTCTTCTACTCCCGCATTGGCTCTGTGCTGGTCAGGCTGAGGCCCCCAGGTCAGGGCCGGGCTCTAAGGATAGTCGTAGCCCTCGTGGTGGCGTTCTTTGTGCTGTGGTTCCCATACAACCTCACCTTGTTTCTGCACTCACTGCTGGACCTCCAAGTCTTTGGGGAATGCAAGGTTGCCCGACACCTGGACTATGCAATGCAGGTGACAGAGAGCATTGCCTTCCTTCACTGCTGCTTCACCCCCATTCTTTATGCTTTCTCCAGCCGCCACTTCCGCCAGTACCTGAAGGCTTTCCTCGTCACTGTGCTCAGGCGGCACCAGACACCTTGCCCTGCACAGGCCCCGCTGTCCAGCTGTTCTGAGAGTACCAGTCTTACTGCTCAAGAAGAAATGACCAACATGAATAACcttggggagaggcaggctgaaCACTCCCCCAACAAGAATGATATGGGAAAAAATTAA